The Candidatus Woesearchaeota archaeon DNA segment CGATTTTTAGAAAAATGAATTTAGTGTTGGCTTAGAATTATTATAATTAATGATGAATATCTCTTTACCTTTATACCTTCTTCCAGTATGTTTTTTATATTTTGAATCTCCATTTTTGCTTTGGTCATCAGTTCTATAAATCATATAGTTCCATTCTTTATCCATTATTGCTTTAGCCCAAGAATAAAGTTCTTTTATTTCGCCATTATTGTCGTAAGTTAATAAAAATTTCAATCTATTAGAATTTTTCTTTAATATGTTCATTAAGCGAAGATGATCTCCTTTATTAAAAGAAAAAGCATAAAATTTATCTTGATCTCTATTGAAATATGGGGGGTCTAAAAAAATAAATGCACCATCAGATGCATTGTTTATAACTTCTTCAAAGTCTTTGTTTAATATCTCTACATTTCTTAGTTTATCAGATATTTTAAGTAGATGACTTCTCCAATTCTCG contains these protein-coding regions:
- a CDS encoding DNA adenine methylase encodes the protein MVAINSPFRYPGGKFYARKLILEHVPKHKCYVEPMCGGASIFFAKEKVEKNILNDIDPELINCLINIRDCPEKMAEFLKGIPASKEKHAFFKNEFKPKNKLEKAARWFYLNRTSYSGIMNIKNCYWGYGDKFSMRPENWRSHLLKISDKLRNVEILNKDFEEVINNASDGAFIFLDPPYFNRDQDKFYAFSFNKGDHLRLMNILKKNSNRLKFLLTYDNNGEIKELYSWAKAIMDKEWNYMIYRTDDQSKNGDSKYKKHTGRRYKGKEIFIINYNNSKPTLNSFF